A section of the Acropora muricata isolate sample 2 chromosome 4, ASM3666990v1, whole genome shotgun sequence genome encodes:
- the LOC136913624 gene encoding zinc finger protein 655-like, whose translation MKNQLRWAGHVVRMEDERIPKQLFYGELMTGKRSQHKPKKRFKDCIKNNLKAFKIPVENWETLAKSRTEWRQLLKRGAEVSEKERIDRAELKRSLRKGNMSVLPDDVKSWKCKICARILLSKAGYVNHKKSHEKDLEYANLLPSRPADTTCVICSKKCKTTAGLKRHMVIHKKTIPFSSSVNPVISLGFICLVCHRPCKSAAGLKSHLRVHGRNFEQQQ comes from the coding sequence ATGAAGAATCAGCTTCGCTGGGCAGGTCATGTCGTTCGGATGGAAGATGAGAGGATACCCAAACAGTtgttttatggtgaacttaTGACCGGGAAACGTTCACAGCACAAGCCGAAGAAACGCTTCAAAGACTGCATAAAGAACAATCTGAAAGCCTTCAAGATACCTGTTGAGAATTGGGAGACTTTAGCTAAAAGTCGAACCGAATGGAGGCAACTACTCAAAAGAGGTGCAGAAGTCTCTGAAAAAGAGAGAATTGATCGTGCTGAGCTCAAACGCAGTCTCAGAAAGGGTAATATGTCGGTATTACCAGATGATGTAAAAAGCTGGAAATGCAAAATCTGTGCTCGTATACTTTTGTCAAAAGCTGGATACGTCAACCACAAGAAGTCACATGAGAAAGACCTAGAATATGCAAACCTGCTACCTTCACGACCTGCTGATACTACCTGTGTTATATGCTCGAAGAAGTGCAAGACAACAGCTGGCCTGAAACGGCATATGGTCattcacaaaaaaacaattccatTTTCTAGCTCAGTGAACCCCGTCATATCACTGGGATTCATCTGTCTTGTCTGTCATCGACCGTGCAAATCAGCTGCTGGTTTGAAGAGTCATCTACGCGTTCACGGACGTAATTTTGAACAGCAACAATAG